A single window of bacterium DNA harbors:
- a CDS encoding helix-turn-helix domain-containing protein: MTQEEALTILKTGANVFLTGEPGSGKTHTVNHYVRWLHEHDIEPAITASTGIAATHIGGMTIHAWSGIGIKEALTKYDLRMIAANERVVKRMRRAKVLIIDEVSMLSANTLTMVDAACREVLSKTEPFGGLPVVLVGDFFQLPPIVKRREAEAGQASFADDNPPVFAYDSTAWGDANLTVCYLEEQHRQDDPEFLGVLSAIRQNIFNETHLAHIAKRMTSLATAPKNAPKLFTHNADVDRINAEMLKRLPGHENSFLMTSQGAPKLAATLIKNCLSPETLFLKINAAVMFTKNNQKEGYVNGTLGVVVGFSAHDGYPIVETRRRERIEVEPVEWMIEENDRPLARIKQIPLRLAWAITVHKSQGMSLDEAVMDLRNVFEFGQGYVALSRVRQLSGLHLLGWNERAFQVHPEILVKDEAFRGASVVAAHAQSATSAETAAAAHRDFILACGGNTASNETMKQKNMETNGARGGAKQPTIAMTHALLQSGKTIAEVAAIRNLTPGTVCAHITDLYKKGAVTQAELATFISTELKNALPEIHAAFHTIGHEKLTPVFQHFREKYSFDDLRFARILFKDD, encoded by the coding sequence ATGACACAAGAGGAGGCGCTCACAATATTGAAGACCGGAGCGAATGTATTTTTGACCGGCGAGCCGGGCAGCGGGAAAACGCACACGGTGAATCACTATGTACGCTGGCTGCACGAGCACGATATTGAGCCGGCAATCACCGCTTCAACGGGTATAGCCGCGACGCACATCGGCGGCATGACCATCCACGCGTGGAGCGGCATTGGCATCAAAGAAGCGCTCACAAAATATGACCTGCGCATGATAGCCGCAAATGAGCGCGTGGTGAAACGCATGCGCCGCGCGAAGGTGCTGATTATTGACGAGGTGTCCATGCTTTCCGCAAACACGTTGACGATGGTAGACGCCGCATGTAGGGAAGTTTTATCAAAAACAGAACCGTTCGGCGGGTTGCCAGTGGTGCTGGTGGGCGACTTTTTCCAGCTTCCTCCGATTGTGAAGCGGCGGGAAGCAGAAGCCGGGCAAGCATCATTTGCCGACGACAACCCGCCGGTGTTCGCGTATGACTCAACCGCTTGGGGAGACGCCAACCTCACGGTGTGCTACCTCGAGGAACAGCACCGGCAGGATGACCCGGAATTCCTCGGCGTGCTTTCCGCCATCAGGCAAAACATATTTAACGAAACGCACCTCGCGCACATCGCAAAAAGAATGACTTCACTGGCGACCGCGCCGAAAAACGCGCCGAAACTTTTCACGCATAATGCCGACGTAGACCGCATCAATGCGGAGATGCTCAAGCGCCTCCCGGGTCACGAAAATTCATTTTTGATGACCTCACAGGGAGCGCCGAAGCTCGCGGCTACACTCATCAAAAACTGCCTTTCGCCGGAAACGCTATTCTTGAAAATCAACGCGGCGGTGATGTTCACAAAGAATAATCAGAAGGAGGGTTATGTGAACGGCACGCTGGGAGTAGTGGTGGGTTTTAGCGCGCATGACGGTTACCCGATAGTGGAAACACGCCGAAGGGAACGCATTGAAGTTGAGCCGGTGGAGTGGATGATAGAGGAAAACGACCGGCCGCTCGCGCGCATCAAACAAATTCCGTTGCGCCTCGCCTGGGCAATCACCGTGCATAAAAGCCAAGGAATGAGTTTGGACGAAGCGGTGATGGATTTACGGAATGTGTTTGAATTCGGCCAGGGGTATGTGGCACTCTCCCGCGTGCGGCAACTTTCGGGACTGCATCTTTTGGGCTGGAATGAACGCGCGTTTCAGGTGCATCCGGAGATACTCGTGAAAGACGAAGCATTCCGCGGCGCATCGGTTGTGGCGGCACACGCACAGAGCGCCACGTCCGCGGAAACCGCCGCGGCGGCGCATAGGGATTTTATTCTCGCGTGCGGAGGCAATACAGCGAGCAATGAAACAATGAAACAAAAAAACATGGAAACAAACGGGGCTCGGGGCGGGGCAAAACAACCGACGATTGCCATGACGCATGCGCTGCTTCAAAGCGGAAAAACAATCGCCGAAGTTGCCGCAATCCGGAACCTCACGCCGGGAACGGTCTGCGCGCACATTACCGATCTCTATAAAAAAGGCGCCGTGACGCAAGCAGAACTCGCCACATTTATATCCACGGAATTAAAAAACGCCCTGCCGGAAATCCACGCCGCGTTTCACACCATCGGACACGAAAAATTGACGCCGGTGTTTCAACATTTCCGGGAAAAATATTCCTTCGACGACCTCCGCTTCGCCCGCATACTTTTCAAAGACGATTAA
- a CDS encoding superinfection immunity protein, translating into MAQQGMFNAALALLLFLIYFLPTIIAGFSGKRNGWAIFALNFFLGFTFIGWIIALVWALTKDSVQVEIK; encoded by the coding sequence ATGGCTCAGCAAGGAATGTTTAATGCCGCACTCGCCCTTCTTCTTTTCTTGATTTATTTTTTGCCGACCATTATTGCCGGCTTCAGTGGGAAGCGGAATGGCTGGGCGATTTTTGCATTAAACTTTTTTCTCGGGTTTACATTTATCGGCTGGATTATTGCGCTGGTGTGGGCATTAACAAAAGATAGCGTCCAAGTGGAGATAAAATAG
- a CDS encoding TspO/MBR family protein yields MTLGNIFKLIISIVVSELAGVIGALYTTPAIQSGWYAGLIKPAINPPAWVFGPAWTTLYALMGISLFLIWKEHSSILQNVRMFRIWKIGVAVFFIQLALNTLWSVIFFRLHLLGGAFIEIIFLWLAILVTIIAFAKISRPAAYLLLPYILWVAFAAYLNYSIWALNVL; encoded by the coding sequence ATGACCCTCGGCAACATATTCAAGCTCATCATTTCCATTGTCGTCTCCGAACTCGCCGGCGTGATCGGCGCGTTATATACGACTCCGGCGATACAATCCGGTTGGTATGCCGGCCTTATCAAACCCGCCATCAACCCTCCGGCGTGGGTGTTCGGTCCCGCGTGGACAACCCTCTACGCGCTGATGGGTATTTCGCTTTTCCTCATCTGGAAAGAACATTCTAGCATTCTGCAGAATGTTAGAATGTTCCGAATATGGAAAATCGGCGTCGCGGTATTTTTTATTCAACTTGCGCTTAACACTCTCTGGTCAGTTATCTTTTTCCGTCTTCATTTACTTGGTGGAGCGTTTATTGAAATCATCTTCCTCTGGCTCGCTATTCTTGTCACTATCATCGCGTTCGCCAAAATTTCCCGCCCCGCGGCATACTTGCTTTTACCCTATATCCTTTGGGTAGCTTTCGCGGCGTACTTGAACTACAGTATTTGGGCGTTGAATGTGCTTTAA
- a CDS encoding phosphatase PAP2 family protein: MNILFQDFFANLSGVFRGRNLYWHLLAVLLTLGLVLSGFDWYYATITRGGVVAKILFPAVFFGGLLPIILPLVIVTLGAVKRSAYTIRAGWATGQAAIVGLLASFFYKALTGRAHPELISAALGDISRVFHFGFLRGGVFWGWPSSHTTVAFAVAAALATLYPKNTYVVYLGFLYALYVGFGVSMSIHWFSDAVAGAIIGIVAGVTIGKSFLNPKI, translated from the coding sequence ATGAATATATTATTTCAAGATTTTTTCGCTAATCTTTCCGGCGTGTTTCGCGGGCGGAACTTGTATTGGCACTTGCTCGCCGTTCTGTTGACGCTCGGGCTGGTTCTTTCCGGATTTGATTGGTATTACGCGACTATAACCCGTGGCGGCGTTGTCGCAAAAATTTTATTCCCCGCAGTTTTTTTCGGCGGTCTTTTGCCGATTATTTTGCCGCTCGTTATCGTGACGCTCGGGGCGGTGAAGCGGAGCGCTTATACCATCCGTGCCGGCTGGGCGACGGGGCAAGCGGCCATCGTCGGATTACTTGCTTCATTTTTCTATAAAGCACTCACGGGCAGGGCGCATCCGGAATTGATATCGGCGGCGCTTGGCGACATTTCGCGCGTGTTCCATTTCGGATTTTTACGTGGCGGAGTATTTTGGGGCTGGCCATCTTCGCACACTACCGTTGCCTTTGCCGTCGCGGCGGCGCTTGCGACGCTGTATCCGAAAAATACATACGTCGTATATCTCGGATTTTTGTATGCGCTGTACGTCGGATTTGGCGTTTCTATGAGCATCCACTGGTTTTCGGATGCCGTCGCCGGCGCTATTATCGGCATCGTTGCCGGGGTAACCATCGGCAAAAGTTTTCTTAATCCGAAAATATAA
- a CDS encoding winged helix-turn-helix domain-containing protein translates to MLWYAGTMKNSKQLERHFKGAANHSRIDILFLISGNPDITVEGIAEGTHKNFKTVSEHTKRLVHAGLVNKSYRGRNVLHALSPYGIKFVHFIKTFI, encoded by the coding sequence ATGTTATGGTACGCTGGAACGATGAAAAATTCAAAACAGCTTGAGCGGCACTTCAAGGGTGCGGCGAATCATTCGCGTATCGATATTTTGTTTTTGATTTCCGGAAACCCCGATATTACCGTGGAGGGAATTGCTGAAGGGACGCACAAAAATTTTAAAACGGTTTCCGAGCACACTAAGCGGCTGGTTCACGCCGGCCTTGTGAATAAAAGCTATCGCGGCCGGAACGTGCTTCATGCCCTTTCGCCGTACGGAATAAAGTTTGTTCACTTCATAAAAACGTTCATTTAA
- the greA gene encoding transcription elongation factor GreA, with protein MQIPRRKSDLLRKRDSGPVYLTAEGLAAMREELAHLKQVLPARIAETARTAAYGDRSDNAEYKEAKGTLRRTHWQILNIEEQLKRVEVISSGVNASGTVQLGSTAVLEHNGTQTTFHIVGPLETDPDAGRISHLSPLGSALINHAKGEIVTIQTRGGAQTYRIAEIR; from the coding sequence ATGCAAATACCCAGACGAAAATCTGATTTATTACGGAAGCGGGACAGCGGACCGGTGTATTTGACTGCGGAGGGACTGGCCGCGATGCGGGAGGAGTTGGCGCACTTGAAACAAGTGTTACCGGCACGCATCGCCGAGACGGCGCGGACTGCGGCGTATGGCGACCGGTCGGACAATGCCGAATACAAAGAAGCGAAAGGGACGCTGCGCCGCACGCACTGGCAGATCTTAAACATTGAGGAGCAGCTAAAACGCGTTGAAGTTATTTCTTCGGGTGTGAATGCCTCCGGCACTGTGCAGCTTGGTTCTACGGCGGTGCTTGAGCACAACGGAACGCAAACAACATTTCATATCGTCGGACCGCTCGAAACCGATCCTGACGCGGGACGCATTTCTCATTTGTCGCCGCTTGGGAGCGCGCTCATTAATCATGCCAAGGGCGAAATCGTTACCATCCAAACGCGCGGCGGAGCGCAGACATATCGCATCGCAGAAATCCGATGA
- a CDS encoding aminoacetone oxidase family FAD-binding enzyme, whose translation MIYDVVIIGGGPAGMMAAGRAAERGRSVLLLEKNSGLGKKLLITGGGRCNVTNNKQQVREMLLQYNGSDQFLFSAFAQFSVKDALEFFNARGVATKEENEGRMFPVSDSAKSVWDALVQYMKEVGVNIQVGVAVTGLTVDKATGHVIVKTKTGAPIAAKSCVVATGGVSRPETGSTGEGFRWLQKLGHKILPNDQALVPVALTDLWAKKLGGVTLKDIKLTAFQGGSPQAKANGKLLFTHFGVSGPTVLNMSKEIGELLKYAEGPEVSRGSAVTIEIDLFPKTNLGALRKQLQALLVGESNKKLKNILSKLIPSALVAALLEIAKINGETASHSVSTEERKNLVALMKATPLHVSGLLGADKAIVSSGGVALQEVNFKTMQSRLIPNLYLVGDVLNVDRPSGGYSLQLCWTTGYVAGNSC comes from the coding sequence ATGATATACGATGTTGTGATTATAGGAGGAGGGCCCGCGGGGATGATGGCGGCGGGAAGGGCGGCGGAGCGCGGCCGTTCGGTGTTGTTGTTGGAAAAAAATTCGGGATTGGGCAAAAAGCTGCTTATCACCGGCGGCGGCAGGTGCAACGTGACGAATAATAAACAGCAGGTTCGCGAGATGCTCCTTCAGTACAACGGAAGCGACCAATTTCTTTTTTCCGCGTTCGCGCAGTTTAGCGTCAAGGACGCGCTGGAGTTTTTTAATGCACGAGGCGTTGCAACAAAAGAGGAGAATGAAGGAAGAATGTTTCCGGTATCGGATAGCGCAAAGTCGGTTTGGGACGCGCTGGTGCAATACATGAAGGAAGTCGGCGTGAATATTCAGGTGGGCGTCGCGGTTACCGGTCTAACGGTTGATAAGGCAACCGGACACGTGATTGTTAAAACTAAAACCGGAGCGCCTATTGCCGCAAAATCGTGCGTGGTAGCGACTGGTGGCGTTTCGCGACCCGAGACCGGGTCAACCGGTGAGGGATTCCGGTGGCTGCAAAAATTGGGGCACAAGATTCTTCCGAATGATCAGGCACTTGTTCCGGTGGCGCTTACTGACCTGTGGGCAAAAAAACTCGGCGGCGTGACGCTGAAGGACATCAAGCTTACGGCGTTTCAGGGCGGATCGCCCCAGGCAAAAGCAAACGGCAAACTGCTGTTCACGCACTTTGGCGTTAGCGGTCCGACGGTGTTAAATATGAGCAAAGAAATAGGCGAGCTTCTGAAATACGCCGAAGGTCCCGAGGTATCCCGAGGGAGCGCGGTGACGATTGAGATTGATTTGTTTCCGAAGACGAATCTTGGCGCGCTCCGTAAGCAGCTGCAGGCGCTGTTGGTCGGCGAGAGTAACAAAAAACTTAAAAACATATTGAGCAAGCTGATTCCTTCGGCGCTTGTTGCGGCGCTTTTGGAGATCGCGAAGATCAACGGCGAAACAGCAAGTCACAGCGTGAGTACAGAGGAACGAAAAAACTTGGTTGCGCTAATGAAAGCGACTCCGCTCCATGTTTCGGGCTTGCTCGGCGCGGACAAGGCGATTGTTTCTTCCGGCGGCGTGGCACTGCAAGAGGTGAACTTCAAGACCATGCAATCGCGCCTTATCCCTAATCTGTATCTTGTTGGTGACGTGCTGAACGTTGACCGGCCGTCGGGAGGATATAGTCTGCAGCTTTGTTGGACAACGGGGTATGTCGCGGGGAACAGTTGTTAG
- a CDS encoding cupin domain-containing protein, which translates to MKGFVANIEKLSLENDYFRKVLYTAEHSQLVVMSLNPGEEIGAEVHHLDQFIRVEAGTGKAILDGAEHALSDGVVVIVPSGARHNIVNTSVDKPMKLYTLYAPPNHRDGVIHRTKADAEKDEEAFDGKTSE; encoded by the coding sequence ATGAAAGGATTTGTCGCAAACATCGAAAAACTTTCGCTCGAGAACGACTATTTTCGGAAGGTGCTGTATACCGCGGAACACAGCCAGCTTGTGGTGATGAGTTTGAATCCGGGAGAGGAAATCGGCGCGGAGGTGCACCATCTTGATCAGTTTATTCGCGTGGAAGCGGGGACCGGCAAGGCAATTTTAGATGGCGCGGAGCATGCGTTGAGCGATGGGGTTGTCGTGATTGTCCCTTCCGGGGCAAGACACAATATTGTGAATACGTCCGTCGACAAGCCGATGAAATTATATACGCTGTACGCTCCGCCGAACCATCGCGACGGAGTGATTCACCGCACGAAAGCAGACGCGGAGAAAGACGAGGAAGCGTTTGACGGAAAAACAAGCGAATAA
- a CDS encoding pyridoxamine 5'-phosphate oxidase family protein produces the protein MEPITKTEVLKFLRAHPECVLATVSPEGKPEAATVLFAVDDDFVFYFGTFEKYRKYQNLAKNKQAAIVVGATVKEPKSAQIEGVMEPIEHEADITKTKIFFAEQNPAMKPFFASPLKFFKLHPAWLRFLDETKSEAENFQQIIP, from the coding sequence ATGGAACCAATAACAAAAACGGAAGTGCTGAAATTCCTGCGCGCGCATCCCGAGTGCGTACTGGCGACGGTTTCGCCCGAGGGAAAACCGGAAGCGGCCACCGTGCTTTTCGCGGTTGATGACGACTTTGTGTTTTATTTTGGCACGTTCGAGAAATATCGGAAGTATCAGAACTTGGCAAAAAATAAACAGGCGGCGATTGTGGTCGGTGCAACGGTTAAAGAGCCGAAGAGCGCGCAAATTGAAGGCGTGATGGAGCCGATTGAACATGAAGCGGATATCACGAAGACGAAGATATTTTTCGCGGAACAGAATCCCGCGATGAAACCGTTTTTTGCATCACCTCTTAAGTTTTTTAAGTTACACCCCGCATGGTTGCGGTTTCTTGACGAAACAAAAAGCGAGGCGGAAAATTTTCAGCAGATTATTCCGTAA
- a CDS encoding VCBS repeat-containing protein: MSAFASLKEIRCPRQMNWFTKRVELLSLFVFLLALAALLPVASAEAAATFGSATNITPGTNPRDTVIADFNGDAINDLAIVNAGSSNISVFLGVGDGTFGARTNFTVGSTPVAIAAADLNGDNKQDLVVANGGVITVSVLIGDGAGLFADAVNYGAVLADFPSGLALGDINGANGKDILVTNANNAVTVLLNNGSGVFGVVSLAATVGAAPTFIVALDLDGDTDIDFANVNGDGDSISIGLNNGSGSFTVSSKAVGDDPVSITSGDFDGDGDQDLAAANYFDNNVSVLLGVGDGSFGSATNYTVGTNPWSITSADLDGDGNADLATANNTSNNVSVLIGAGNGTFGAATSIAAGTTATFVRAADFSGDNKLDLAVANYSDNTVSIFLNTTVAAASTNSGGAGLSGFVRRLQGGFAARYASRAYIPRDLALRAEHCTSTSCDAILQFKSPEDAELERFTLHQSENHRHIPFAVERNKELTTFRFPWPSNAELPVQLCYTHQNNAEFCVESRIWTPAAFAASEVNIEQLGRIKDQFVVTLRIPSFNNFSYITSGKSLVLVKVYDADGNLMFKQSVNRSQTIKLLLDPRRYTIRMTPVNAAGEEGATVTIPLDVYLLTTKNPSIHAGQINVAQQRIFDALNALFNRLIQRIKDMGGEAM; this comes from the coding sequence ATGAGTGCATTTGCCTCCTTAAAAGAAATCCGATGCCCACGACAAATGAATTGGTTTACTAAACGCGTTGAACTCCTTAGTCTTTTTGTATTTTTACTCGCGCTTGCGGCACTCCTGCCCGTCGCGAGTGCCGAGGCGGCCGCGACATTCGGATCGGCGACAAACATCACGCCCGGAACCAATCCTCGAGACACGGTTATCGCCGATTTTAACGGTGATGCAATAAACGATCTCGCGATCGTAAATGCCGGGAGTAGTAATATATCGGTATTCTTAGGTGTTGGCGACGGAACATTCGGCGCAAGAACTAACTTTACGGTCGGCTCCACTCCGGTCGCAATCGCCGCCGCAGATTTAAACGGGGATAACAAACAAGACCTTGTGGTGGCAAACGGTGGCGTCATCACTGTCTCCGTGCTCATCGGTGATGGCGCGGGTTTATTCGCCGACGCGGTTAATTATGGAGCCGTGTTAGCGGACTTTCCTTCAGGGCTCGCGCTTGGAGATATCAACGGCGCCAACGGCAAAGATATCTTGGTAACGAACGCCAATAATGCCGTCACCGTTCTTTTAAACAACGGTAGCGGTGTTTTCGGCGTGGTTAGCTTAGCGGCTACGGTTGGTGCCGCACCTACCTTTATCGTCGCCCTTGATCTTGACGGCGATACCGACATTGACTTCGCCAACGTCAACGGAGACGGTGATTCAATTTCTATCGGTCTCAACAACGGTAGTGGAAGCTTTACGGTAAGCTCTAAAGCGGTCGGCGACGATCCGGTTTCTATTACGTCAGGAGATTTTGACGGAGACGGCGACCAAGACCTTGCCGCCGCGAATTATTTTGACAACAATGTTTCCGTGCTTCTCGGCGTTGGTGACGGTTCATTTGGTTCGGCGACAAATTACACCGTCGGGACAAATCCGTGGTCAATAACTTCCGCAGATCTTGACGGTGATGGAAATGCGGATCTCGCAACTGCGAATAACACCTCCAACAACGTTTCCGTGCTTATTGGCGCGGGAAACGGCACCTTTGGCGCGGCAACAAGCATTGCCGCGGGAACAACGGCGACATTCGTCCGCGCCGCCGATTTTAGCGGCGACAACAAGTTAGATCTTGCGGTTGCGAATTATTCCGACAATACCGTCTCAATTTTTCTGAACACCACAGTCGCCGCCGCTTCTACTAATTCCGGTGGCGCTGGTCTTTCAGGATTTGTGCGACGCCTGCAAGGAGGTTTCGCGGCGCGGTATGCCTCCCGCGCATATATCCCACGCGATCTTGCGCTGCGCGCCGAACATTGCACGTCCACTTCTTGCGATGCGATTCTTCAATTCAAATCGCCAGAAGATGCCGAGCTTGAACGGTTTACCCTTCATCAAAGCGAAAATCATCGCCACATTCCCTTCGCCGTCGAGCGCAATAAAGAGCTGACCACTTTTCGTTTTCCCTGGCCTTCAAACGCGGAACTTCCCGTACAGCTTTGCTATACGCACCAAAACAACGCGGAGTTTTGCGTGGAATCGCGCATCTGGACTCCCGCCGCGTTTGCGGCAAGCGAGGTTAACATTGAGCAGTTGGGGCGCATAAAAGATCAATTTGTTGTTACCCTGCGTATCCCGTCATTCAATAATTTTTCATACATCACCTCCGGGAAAAGCCTGGTGTTAGTGAAGGTGTATGACGCGGACGGCAACCTCATGTTCAAGCAAAGCGTGAACCGATCCCAGACGATCAAGCTATTGCTTGACCCACGACGCTATACCATACGCATGACTCCCGTGAACGCCGCCGGGGAAGAAGGAGCGACGGTAACGATACCGCTCGATGTGTATCTGTTAACTACAAAAAACCCGTCAATCCACGCCGGACAAATCAACGTCGCGCAACAACGCATTTTTGACGCGCTCAATGCGCTATTCAACCGTCTCATACAGCGAATTAAAGATATGGGCGGCGAAGCGATGTAA
- a CDS encoding phosphatase PAP2-related protein, which translates to MNFFAEHYYFWTPRNKKSLYVGVLLLAMAMLIQAYAGQYSYHKAISAAAAEDTLLDILPAVNLGWLIVQGSLISILIAMFLLVRYPYHFLFGLKVTALFIVVRAVFMTLTQIGIYPEGVDFKLSVGSGIYNFFNFPGNFFFSGHTGLPFLMALVFWHERPLRAFFLCLSLVFGVSVLLARVHYSIDVFAAPFIAYGIFKIAQWLFNGDYLILLKDYEG; encoded by the coding sequence ATGAATTTCTTTGCCGAACATTATTACTTTTGGACGCCGCGCAATAAAAAATCGTTGTACGTGGGCGTGCTGCTTTTGGCGATGGCGATGCTTATCCAGGCGTACGCAGGGCAGTATTCGTATCACAAAGCGATTTCTGCCGCTGCCGCGGAGGATACGCTGCTGGATATCTTGCCTGCCGTCAATTTGGGCTGGCTTATCGTGCAGGGGTCGCTCATTTCCATTCTTATCGCTATGTTTTTGCTTGTCCGCTACCCGTATCATTTTCTGTTCGGGCTCAAAGTGACCGCGCTTTTTATTGTTGTCCGCGCGGTGTTTATGACGCTGACGCAGATCGGTATTTATCCGGAGGGGGTTGATTTCAAGTTGAGCGTCGGTTCCGGTATTTACAACTTTTTTAATTTTCCCGGTAATTTCTTTTTTTCCGGGCATACCGGACTACCGTTTTTGATGGCGCTGGTGTTTTGGCACGAACGGCCGCTCCGGGCATTTTTTCTTTGTTTGTCGCTGGTGTTCGGTGTCAGCGTGCTGCTCGCGCGAGTGCATTATTCCATTGATGTGTTTGCCGCGCCATTTATTGCGTACGGGATTTTTAAAATCGCGCAATGGCTGTTTAATGGAGACTATCTTATTTTGCTCAAGGATTACGAAGGGTAG
- a CDS encoding c-type cytochrome, translated as MMLRQSLALFAVGVAAFVGILAALNAADEKTNGKDVFLKYKCDNCHSVSSAGIEGKNKKMVAPDLLDVTARHEAEWIPRFIRKEEGAGHVRCDKVPKERDGKPHMLKFAGTKEEEDALLAWFAEQRTKEEEEEKK; from the coding sequence ATGATGCTCAGGCAGTCGTTGGCGCTGTTTGCCGTCGGAGTAGCGGCGTTTGTCGGGATTTTGGCCGCGTTGAACGCGGCCGACGAGAAGACGAACGGCAAGGACGTCTTCTTGAAATACAAGTGCGACAACTGCCACTCGGTTTCCTCGGCCGGCATCGAGGGGAAGAACAAGAAGATGGTCGCCCCCGACCTTCTTGACGTGACCGCGCGGCACGAGGCGGAATGGATTCCGCGTTTCATCCGCAAAGAAGAGGGCGCCGGTCATGTCCGTTGTGACAAGGTCCCGAAGGAGCGCGACGGCAAGCCGCACATGCTGAAGTTCGCGGGAACGAAGGAAGAAGAGGACGCGCTTCTCGCATGGTTTGCGGAGCAGCGGACAAAGGAGGAGGAGGAGGAGAAGAAGTGA
- a CDS encoding 3'-5' exonuclease produces the protein MEKNELIFLDTETTGNDVANDRLVEVCYKVPDGIHKGYFKPPLPMSVKAMSITNISNRMLMDKEPFRDSHLRADLEARLAEGILVAHNAKFDCAMLEAEGLSVPRRICTFRVARHLDSENLIPEYNLQYLRYQLDLDVRGAGAHDAKSDVKVLYALFNWQLKEMKKGGLTKAKAIEAMLDVSSRPTLFKLFPFGKYKDKKIEEVVKTDRAYLEWLLNKKYEEGGTDEDWIHTLKYYLARVL, from the coding sequence ATGGAAAAAAACGAACTTATTTTTCTTGATACCGAAACAACCGGCAACGACGTTGCGAATGACCGGCTGGTTGAAGTTTGTTATAAAGTCCCAGATGGAATACATAAGGGATATTTCAAGCCGCCTCTACCGATGTCGGTTAAAGCCATGAGTATCACAAACATTTCAAACCGGATGTTGATGGATAAAGAGCCGTTTCGCGACAGCCATTTGCGCGCCGACCTTGAAGCGCGTCTCGCAGAGGGGATTTTGGTCGCGCATAATGCCAAGTTTGACTGCGCGATGCTTGAAGCTGAAGGGCTCTCTGTTCCGCGGCGTATTTGCACCTTCCGCGTCGCAAGACACCTGGATTCGGAAAATCTCATCCCGGAATACAACCTGCAGTATTTGCGGTACCAGCTTGATCTTGATGTTCGCGGCGCGGGTGCCCATGACGCCAAAAGCGACGTGAAGGTGCTTTACGCGCTCTTTAATTGGCAGCTCAAAGAAATGAAAAAGGGTGGGCTCACGAAAGCAAAAGCGATTGAGGCGATGCTGGATGTTTCTTCGCGGCCAACGCTTTTCAAGCTTTTCCCGTTTGGAAAATATAAGGACAAGAAAATTGAGGAGGTGGTAAAAACCGACCGCGCGTATTTGGAATGGCTACTGAATAAAAAGTATGAAGAGGGCGGGACGGACGAAGACTGGATTCACACGTTGAAATATTATTTAGCTCGCGTACTATAA